Within Mycobacterium heckeshornense, the genomic segment GGACCACTGCAGCGTCGACACCGACCGGATGACCGCGGACGTCGGCCCGGGCAAGGTGGCGAGCGTGTTCGCGGCCGAACTGGACTCCCAAGGGTTGTTCTTTCCCGCAGGCCATTGCGAGGGCATTTGCCTGGGCGGCTATCTGCTGCAGGGCGGATACGGCTGGAACAGCCCGATGCTCGGCCCGGCGTGCGAGAGCGTGCTGGGTCTGGAGGTGATCACCGCCGATGGCGAACGGCTCTACTGCGATGCCGAAAACCATGCTGACCTGTATTGGGCCGCCCGCGGGGCGGGACCGGGGTTTTTCGGCGTGGTCACCTCGTTCAAACTGCGGGTTCACCCGCGGCCACCGGTGTGGGGAACCTGCCTCTACGTGTACCCGATCGAGCTCGCCGACGAGGTATTCACCTGGGGACGCGCAATCAGTTCCGAGCTCGACGAGCGGGTCGAACTTCAGATCCAGACCGCACGCAGCTTCCCCGGAGCCGGCCTCGACCAGCCCGGCATCGCGATCGCTTCACCGGTTTTCGCCGACTCAGAGGACGAGGCGGCCAAAGCCCTTGCCCCGCTGGGGACTTGCCCCGTTGCTGACAAGGCGATCGTCAGCCTGCCCTATGCGCCGACTAACCTGGCCAACTGGTACAGGGCCGTGATGACCAATTATCCGACGGGGCACCGCTATATCGCCGACAATATGTTCACGTCGGCTTCCGCCGAAGAGCTCCTGCCGGGCATCCGGAAAATCATCGAAACGATGCCGCCGCACCCGTCGCATTTCATCTTCACGGGCTGGAAAACGTCTCCGGCCCGAGCTGGCATGGTCTACGGCTTGGAGGATGAAATCTACCTGGCCCTCTACACCATCTGGCAGGATCCGGCCGACGACGACCGCTACAGCAACTGGGCAGCATCGAATATGGCGGCGATGTCGCATCTGGCGACGGGGATCTCGCTCGCCGACGAGAATCTGTGTCGGCGCCCGGCTCGATTCATCACCGAGCCGAACATGGCTCGCCTGGACGAAGTGCGCTCAGCTTATGACCCAGAGGGTCGATTTCACAGCTGGATGGCGCGCTGCTGATCGGCCACTAAAGCGAACGCTGCAGTAGTACGTGTCCGTTGTCGGCCAAAACCACTTGCACAGCTGAGATTTGATCCATCGGCGTCGCAATGCTGCCCACCGGTGTTGCGGTGTGACCGGGTTCTGCCACCCAGGTTGCCAGCTGGCTGCGGCTGCCGTCGCGGCGCACCACGACCATCGCCAGCGTGTCATGGTGGGCGTTAATGGGCGCCAGGCAAACGCATTTCATCGAGATGTAGGTTCCCCACTGCTCGGCGGACAGCGAGACCGTCGAGGCCAAATTTTTGGTACCGACTTGCGCCATCGGCAGCGACGAGACGCTGGCTTGCGGCGGCGTGGTCGCTGGCGTTGAGGAATGGCCTTGGATGCCGACGAACACACCGATCGCCAGCACCACGGCGGCAGCGGCTCCGGCCGCCCAGGTCAGTACGCGGGAGCGGCGCCGTCGCCAGCCGACCCTGGCCAGCAGTGACGGCAGCAGTTCGGCAGGCACCGGCGGCGCACCGCCGGTACGGTCGGCCTCGTCGATGGCCGCCAGCTCGTCACGGTCCAGCTGCGAGAGCAATGCCGGCATGCCGCTGAGTTCG encodes:
- a CDS encoding FAD-binding oxidoreductase, with product MTFHVAGKTFFRGAAGYETARRETVWNGIVPQRFPDVIVQAHNTDHVVAAICYARAHGHHIGVCSGGHNWSASHLRDGGLLLDVSRLDHCSVDTDRMTADVGPGKVASVFAAELDSQGLFFPAGHCEGICLGGYLLQGGYGWNSPMLGPACESVLGLEVITADGERLYCDAENHADLYWAARGAGPGFFGVVTSFKLRVHPRPPVWGTCLYVYPIELADEVFTWGRAISSELDERVELQIQTARSFPGAGLDQPGIAIASPVFADSEDEAAKALAPLGTCPVADKAIVSLPYAPTNLANWYRAVMTNYPTGHRYIADNMFTSASAEELLPGIRKIIETMPPHPSHFIFTGWKTSPARAGMVYGLEDEIYLALYTIWQDPADDDRYSNWAASNMAAMSHLATGISLADENLCRRPARFITEPNMARLDEVRSAYDPEGRFHSWMARC
- a CDS encoding anti-sigma factor family protein, which produces MKTLWGANPPGDGAQFGRDDHEYATWDAAYVLGSLSASDRREFEAHMDVCPACRSAVAELSGMPALLSQLDRDELAAIDEADRTGGAPPVPAELLPSLLARVGWRRRRSRVLTWAAGAAAAVVLAIGVFVGIQGHSSTPATTPPQASVSSLPMAQVGTKNLASTVSLSAEQWGTYISMKCVCLAPINAHHDTLAMVVVRRDGSRSQLATWVAEPGHTATPVGSIATPMDQISAVQVVLADNGHVLLQRSL